ACCTTAGTGAACGTATCTCCAGCCCATATTCTAACTTGTTTTCTTCCAGCAATAATGAATATTATATAACCACACCCACTAGTTTCGTTTTCTATAGAACTTCTCCAGTCCTCCCAATCTATAGAAGATGGTATAGGTACATCCTGTGGATGAGTATGCCATACTCCCATATAATAGCTTTTTTTTACTTCTTCTTTCAGCAAAAAGCTATTATGCCGTGGATCTTTAATCGTAAAATGAATTCTATTACAATAATCTCCACTGAATGGATGAGATATTTTCTCTAATGAAACATTTTTTGTTATATCATGCTGATATCCTACTATATAACCTCCACTTTCTGGGCTATTAGCTTCATTCTGCAACCACTTATACATTTCATCAAAAACATCGGTTAGCACATCCAAAAATCTACCATCCGGCAATATGTATTTTACACAACTATTCTGTTGAGTGATTTCCACAACAGTTACACATCCCTTCGTAAAATTTATAATTTTTTTGGTATCCTTCTTCTTTTGTCACAGTAAGAAGATAATTATCATCATCATCTACATCAAATATATTCTCAATACAATATAACATTGCAGCGACTGTTCGTAGCAACACTGCTGTACCATAAGGAGCCCGAGTTCCTCCACAACCATTTCTAATAATCAATCTGTTATGTGCATCTTCTTCTAATCGATTTGCTTTATTATTTATAAGAGCTCCTTTTTCATCTGTGTACAAGCACTGAAAACATCCTTTTTTATTGTATTCTACTTTTAGAAGATGACTATAATTGCCTCCAGCTTCAATCCAAGAATAAATTACAGGAATTGAACAATTATTACTCTTCAATAGATTATTAAAATACAATTGTTTATCACTATTACCAATGGTGAATATTATAATATCTTGACTGTTTATCTCACTAAGCAAAGCATCTTTATCTAAATCTTTTCCAATTGCCCTTATATGTATTTCTGGATGTAAGTACTCCAAGAATAATCTTAATGAATAAGGCTTTTCTAACCCTTGTCCAAATCCACCATAAGCCCATCTCATCATGTTATCTGGCTCAAGCTGGTCTCCATCATAGACCGTAATACTGCGAAATCCATTTTTAACCATCTCAGCTGCCACATAACTTCCTAATGAACCCGCTCCAACTATGAGAACTTTTTTATCCATTAAATCAATTCTATTTCCAATAGCTTTGCTTAACGCATAATAATCTTGTCGTTTGGACTTGATAATTCTTACTTCAGTAATATCATTCTGTATTTTAGCGATTACACTATTTTTAGTAGCATTATTAAATGACACTACCATTGTAAACACTTTTCTAACATCATTAATCAGCATTCCAAATGATAAGATCATAGAACGCGCTTTTATCTGCTCAGATGATATAAATTCAAATGATTCCCGTGATATATGACTAATTTGCTTACCATATAAAACATTCAATATGTCATTTTTTCCCCATCCTGTTTTCTTTGTCGGAGGAATAATACCTCTATTATCTATAAGAGGTATGTAATAGGCACAAATATCAGCACGATGTTTCCAATAACAGTTATCTCCATCTTTTTTTTCTTTATCGTTAAGACTAATTCCATGTGCTACACATCGCATTTCGTCTTTACCTAAATAGACATTCAATTTTTTTGCCTTTGAATCATCACCTAAATAAATATCTATTTTTCCCTCTTCAGCAACATCGTCCCAATAATATAGAAACTCCTTCTGTAGTTCCTTTTCTATCTGCAGCTTTGAAAGATTAACTAACTCTAACAATCTTTCAATTGCATCTACTATTTTTTCTTCGAACGTAAAGAGTGACATTATCACGCTTCCAGACTCATACAGACATAGAGCTTTATAATTTCCCTCCGGAAATGATTTATCCTTTCCTATGTCAAACCCTTCCGTCATGATGTGTGGGTAAGCATCACAAGTATCATTCACTGCAAATATAGTCACTCGTGAAGATGGAACGCTTTCTTCCGGACATAGCATTAAAAAATCATGTTTTCTTATAGAAAAGGTTATATACTTAAGCTTGTTTTCAGATTGCTGAATACATGATATTTCATCATACGCCTCTAATATATGTATAGCAGTTAATAATTCATCCAAAATTATGCTCCTTCTTTGTATTTGTAGATGCAGACATTGCCTTTTTTTCAGGAATTACAAATTGTTCTCCAAGCATCTTTTGAACATATTTTGCGGCATCATGTTCTGATTCAACATTTAAAGCATTTGTTAAGTTATCTACAGCAACACATAACCTTTTATAAAACGTAACCATATATGTTTCACTGCTATCTCTCATTTTTGAAAAAATATCTGTATAAGGCTTAACTGGCAAATATTTAGATATGTTTGCGCTTATAACTGTTCCAGATACATCATACGACACATTA
The Roseburia rectibacter DNA segment above includes these coding regions:
- a CDS encoding Mov34/MPN/PAD-1 family protein, producing the protein MEITQQNSCVKYILPDGRFLDVLTDVFDEMYKWLQNEANSPESGGYIVGYQHDITKNVSLEKISHPFSGDYCNRIHFTIKDPRHNSFLLKEEVKKSYYMGVWHTHPQDVPIPSSIDWEDWRSSIENETSGCGYIIFIIAGRKQVRIWAGDTFTKVITELQECQKVDGIYVKGVTTDEAIAKNNRG
- a CDS encoding ThiF family adenylyltransferase, giving the protein MDELLTAIHILEAYDEISCIQQSENKLKYITFSIRKHDFLMLCPEESVPSSRVTIFAVNDTCDAYPHIMTEGFDIGKDKSFPEGNYKALCLYESGSVIMSLFTFEEKIVDAIERLLELVNLSKLQIEKELQKEFLYYWDDVAEEGKIDIYLGDDSKAKKLNVYLGKDEMRCVAHGISLNDKEKKDGDNCYWKHRADICAYYIPLIDNRGIIPPTKKTGWGKNDILNVLYGKQISHISRESFEFISSEQIKARSMILSFGMLINDVRKVFTMVVSFNNATKNSVIAKIQNDITEVRIIKSKRQDYYALSKAIGNRIDLMDKKVLIVGAGSLGSYVAAEMVKNGFRSITVYDGDQLEPDNMMRWAYGGFGQGLEKPYSLRLFLEYLHPEIHIRAIGKDLDKDALLSEINSQDIIIFTIGNSDKQLYFNNLLKSNNCSIPVIYSWIEAGGNYSHLLKVEYNKKGCFQCLYTDEKGALINNKANRLEEDAHNRLIIRNGCGGTRAPYGTAVLLRTVAAMLYCIENIFDVDDDDNYLLTVTKEEGYQKNYKFYEGMCNCCGNHSTE